One region of Rubripirellula tenax genomic DNA includes:
- a CDS encoding RluA family pseudouridine synthase — protein MQDISILWDGGHLIAVDKPPGLSTQAPPGGESLESQLKIQLADRSDYFAIVHRLDRHVGGVVLIALRKKEARLLSDQFSSRKVIKQYAAIVAGKIESGGSDEDIVWTDSIRKLPDQPKAEVCSAGDLDAKEAETRIEVVGYDAAKDQTLLRMYPYTGRMHQLRIQAAHRGHPIVGDDLYGGPTSESLMLRAESIVFHDPKNGKLKTVRGPALPSTDVFG, from the coding sequence TTGCAAGACATCAGCATCCTGTGGGACGGTGGTCACCTGATCGCCGTCGATAAACCGCCTGGCCTTTCGACTCAGGCGCCTCCTGGCGGCGAGAGCTTGGAGAGCCAACTTAAAATCCAGCTCGCCGATCGCAGCGACTATTTCGCGATTGTCCACCGGCTGGATCGACACGTCGGCGGCGTTGTCCTGATCGCGCTTCGCAAGAAAGAGGCTCGGTTGTTATCGGACCAATTCTCAAGCCGCAAAGTCATCAAGCAGTACGCCGCCATCGTGGCTGGAAAAATCGAATCCGGCGGCTCAGACGAAGACATCGTTTGGACCGACTCCATTCGAAAACTGCCTGATCAACCGAAGGCCGAGGTTTGTTCCGCTGGTGACTTGGACGCCAAGGAAGCCGAAACTCGCATCGAAGTCGTTGGATATGACGCGGCGAAGGACCAAACCTTGTTGCGGATGTATCCGTACACCGGCCGGATGCACCAGCTAAGGATTCAAGCGGCCCACCGGGGCCATCCGATCGTCGGTGACGATTTGTACGGCGGTCCCACCTCGGAGAGTTTGATGTTGAGAGCCGAATCGATCGTGTTTCACGATCCCAAGAACGGAAAGCTGAAAACCGTTCGCGGTCCCGCGTTGCCCTCGACCGACGTCTTCGGTTAG
- the rpiB gene encoding ribose 5-phosphate isomerase B: MLKIAIGSDHRGVKIKNRLVQNLTAAGFPVCDLGSHGESSVDYPDYAKAVAMQVGSGESDRGILICGTGIGMSIAANKFTGVRAASCYDEVMVEISRRHNDVNVLCLPGDMIGDRPIDDLVLMWLNTEFDGGRHAVRIKKISDIEKLDSRAASSSPVVQDPS; this comes from the coding sequence ATGTTAAAAATCGCAATCGGCAGTGATCATCGTGGCGTCAAAATCAAGAACCGCTTGGTGCAGAACCTGACCGCAGCCGGTTTCCCGGTTTGCGACCTGGGTTCGCATGGCGAAAGCTCCGTTGACTATCCCGATTATGCCAAAGCCGTTGCAATGCAAGTGGGCAGCGGAGAGTCGGACCGCGGTATCTTGATTTGCGGTACCGGAATCGGCATGTCGATCGCGGCCAATAAGTTCACGGGTGTTCGTGCCGCATCCTGCTATGACGAAGTGATGGTCGAAATCAGCCGCCGCCACAACGACGTCAATGTGCTGTGTCTTCCCGGTGACATGATCGGTGATCGGCCCATCGACGATTTGGTATTGATGTGGCTGAATACAGAATTTGATGGCGGCCGACACGCTGTTAGGATCAAAAAAATCAGTGATATCGAAAAGCTCGACTCACGCGCCGCATCGTCCAGTCCGGTCGTACAAGACCCGTCATGA
- a CDS encoding NHL repeat-containing protein, which translates to MKRRSFVGLVAAASVSSFAGCVPSGGSDLPDLVWGRRGLSDGRFLKPRAITIDDDDQLYIVDTTGRIQVFNADGQFLRVWETPETANGRPTGMSFQAARHRGTGSSGTGSSRLLVADTHYYRMLAYARDGELLVEQQIGGTAGHLPGQFAFVTDAVSDDRGNVYIGEYNASDRIQKFDSEGNFLIQWGGTGDTPGKFLRPQSLVIRDDVMWVADACNHRIQRFDLSEETPRLIDVWGGPGTLPGQFYYPYDLALASDGSIIVVEYKNNRIQRLDPDGKPIASWGSPGFEPGMLNQPWGVVVDSQDRVHILDSNNHRVQRIELPA; encoded by the coding sequence ATGAAGCGACGGAGTTTCGTTGGCCTGGTGGCCGCTGCTTCCGTGTCCTCGTTTGCCGGCTGTGTACCGTCGGGAGGCAGCGATTTGCCTGATTTGGTGTGGGGGCGACGTGGTTTAAGCGACGGCCGTTTCTTGAAGCCTCGCGCGATCACCATCGACGATGACGACCAACTGTACATCGTCGATACGACCGGACGAATCCAGGTCTTTAACGCCGACGGACAGTTTCTGAGGGTTTGGGAAACCCCCGAAACGGCGAATGGCCGCCCCACGGGCATGTCTTTTCAAGCCGCACGACACCGCGGCACAGGTTCCAGCGGCACAGGTTCCAGTCGATTGTTGGTCGCTGACACGCATTATTACCGCATGCTGGCGTATGCCCGCGACGGGGAACTGCTCGTCGAACAACAAATTGGCGGCACGGCTGGACATCTGCCCGGCCAATTCGCGTTTGTGACCGATGCGGTCAGCGACGATCGCGGCAACGTTTACATTGGCGAATACAACGCGTCGGACCGAATCCAGAAGTTTGACTCGGAAGGCAATTTCTTAATCCAATGGGGCGGCACGGGTGATACCCCCGGAAAATTCCTGCGTCCGCAAAGTTTGGTCATCCGCGACGATGTGATGTGGGTGGCCGATGCATGCAATCATCGGATCCAGCGATTTGATCTCAGCGAAGAGACGCCGCGTTTGATTGACGTTTGGGGCGGGCCAGGAACATTGCCCGGACAGTTTTACTATCCGTATGACTTGGCATTGGCCAGCGACGGCAGCATCATCGTTGTCGAATACAAAAATAATCGCATCCAGCGACTGGACCCCGACGGCAAGCCGATCGCGTCTTGGGGCAGTCCGGGTTTCGAGCCAGGGATGCTGAATCAACCCTGGGGTGTTGTCGTGGATTCCCAAGATCGTGTTCACATCTTGGACAGCAATAACCACCGAGTCCAACGGATCGAGCTGCCGGCATAG
- a CDS encoding menaquinone biosynthetic enzyme MqnA/MqnD family protein: MLRVGAVSYLNTKPLIHTLASQLGSRGSLTLDLPSRLAADLAAGRLDVALIPSVEYFRGHDYSIVSDAAIGCRGPVWSVRLLSRVPVAKIRTLALDEGSRTSAAMVQVLLAEMYGLRPDTVPMGIDQSAEEVDADAILLIGDRAMHPARGVYQEIWDLGDRWCRWTELPFVFAMWVARPGVDVSGLAEILEASRDSGIKHLESIAAANAATHGLTKEDLHRYFAENLYFRLGTGERHGLESFRTRATAIGLIPDKNLTSST, encoded by the coding sequence ATGTTACGCGTCGGCGCAGTTTCCTACCTGAACACCAAACCGTTGATTCACACGCTTGCCAGCCAGTTGGGCTCGCGAGGGTCGCTGACGCTGGATTTGCCCAGTCGCTTGGCGGCTGATTTAGCAGCGGGAAGGCTTGATGTCGCGCTGATCCCATCGGTCGAGTATTTCCGCGGGCATGACTATTCGATCGTTTCCGATGCCGCGATCGGTTGCCGCGGACCGGTTTGGAGCGTTCGTTTGCTCAGCCGGGTGCCGGTGGCCAAAATCCGCACTCTAGCGCTTGATGAAGGCAGCCGCACCAGCGCCGCGATGGTGCAGGTGTTGCTCGCCGAAATGTACGGACTGCGCCCCGACACTGTCCCGATGGGGATCGATCAATCGGCGGAAGAGGTCGATGCGGATGCCATCTTGCTGATCGGCGACCGGGCGATGCATCCGGCTCGCGGCGTCTATCAAGAAATTTGGGACTTGGGTGATCGTTGGTGTCGTTGGACCGAATTGCCGTTCGTCTTCGCGATGTGGGTGGCCCGACCGGGCGTTGATGTTTCCGGCCTAGCCGAAATATTGGAAGCGAGCCGAGATTCGGGAATCAAGCACCTTGAATCGATCGCCGCCGCCAATGCGGCGACCCACGGGCTGACCAAAGAAGACTTGCATCGTTATTTCGCAGAGAACTTGTATTTCCGGCTTGGTACGGGCGAGCGACATGGACTCGAATCGTTTCGCACGCGAGCAACCGCGATCGGATTGATTCCCGATAAAAATTTGACTTCTTCGACGTGA
- the mqnC gene encoding cyclic dehypoxanthinyl futalosine synthase, with the protein MTAKDTSIRPILDKAIAGERISADEGLKLLQSHDLAAIGSAADQVSRRMHPEPYRTYNVDRNINYTNICTAVCHFCAFYRGPKSDEGYVLPREELLKKVEETVAVGGNQILMQGGLHPKFKLDWYEELLRDIKSSFPDVNVHGFSPPELHHFTKVNNLSIEEVLTRLKAAGLGSIPGGGAEILVDRVRNELTRGKVMSDDWLNVMRVWHKLGGISTATMMFGHVETLAERIEHLQRVRDLQDETGGFTAFICWTFQPDNTDLSHVPAVGSFEYLKTQAVSRLYLDNVPSIQSSWVTQGLKIGQLAMLFGANDMGSLMIEENVVAEAGTVHYLSLQQIRDAIEELGFEARQRDVFYQLVSPELERKAIEACHNPPQELVQLSV; encoded by the coding sequence ATGACCGCAAAAGATACATCGATTCGGCCCATTTTGGACAAAGCCATCGCGGGCGAACGCATTTCGGCCGACGAAGGTTTGAAGCTATTGCAAAGCCACGATTTGGCCGCGATCGGATCTGCGGCTGACCAGGTTTCGCGGCGGATGCACCCCGAACCGTATCGCACGTACAACGTCGATCGGAACATCAACTACACCAACATCTGCACCGCGGTTTGCCATTTTTGTGCGTTCTATCGTGGTCCCAAAAGCGACGAAGGCTACGTGCTGCCGCGTGAGGAACTGCTCAAGAAAGTCGAAGAAACGGTTGCCGTTGGTGGGAACCAAATCTTGATGCAAGGCGGACTGCATCCGAAATTCAAACTCGACTGGTACGAAGAACTGTTGCGTGACATCAAGTCGTCGTTCCCCGACGTGAATGTTCACGGTTTCAGCCCGCCCGAACTGCATCACTTCACCAAGGTCAACAACCTATCGATTGAAGAAGTTTTGACGCGTTTGAAAGCGGCCGGTTTGGGCAGCATCCCAGGTGGCGGCGCCGAGATTTTGGTGGACCGCGTCCGCAACGAACTGACTCGCGGCAAAGTTATGTCGGACGACTGGCTCAACGTCATGCGGGTGTGGCACAAGTTGGGCGGCATCAGCACTGCGACGATGATGTTCGGTCATGTCGAAACGTTGGCCGAACGAATCGAGCATCTCCAGAGAGTTCGCGATCTTCAAGACGAGACCGGTGGTTTCACCGCGTTCATCTGCTGGACATTCCAGCCCGACAACACCGACCTTTCGCATGTGCCGGCCGTCGGGTCGTTCGAGTACTTGAAGACACAAGCGGTTTCGAGACTCTATTTGGACAACGTCCCCAGCATCCAAAGCAGTTGGGTAACACAGGGGTTGAAGATCGGCCAATTGGCGATGCTCTTCGGCGCTAACGATATGGGTAGTTTGATGATCGAAGAAAACGTTGTCGCCGAAGCAGGGACGGTCCACTATTTGTCGCTCCAGCAGATTCGCGATGCGATCGAAGAGCTTGGTTTTGAAGCTCGCCAGCGAGACGTTTTCTACCAACTCGTTTCGCCCGAACTGGAACGCAAGGCCATCGAAGCGTGTCACAATCCGCCTCAGGAGTTGGTGCAACTTTCGGTCTAG
- a CDS encoding phytoene desaturase family protein — MPRDFLKGAADEYDVVVIGSGLAGMTSANILGRAGHRVLLLEQHYKLGGLATWFLRPGGHTFDISLHGFPHGMIKSCRRYWSKDIADRIVQLTNIRFDNPQFSLTTTFNREDFTKLLTSKFGIEHQTVSDFFDTARGMNFYDDQELTTRQLFDRFFPGRDDVVRLLMEPITYANGSTLEDPAITYGIVFSNFMSKGVFIYEGGTEDLVARMKKELTSNNVDIRINCPVDRIHLKDGHVAAVETQGRKIKCRAVVSNANLRTTVLKMIGADVLDKSFVEKTQAVRLNNSSTQVYMALKPGEEIDESSGDLFFTSTSKEFRTDLLLSRDITSRTFSFYYPRTRPTKKERYAIVSSTNANWSDWSDLNEADYEASKADLVETTIDALEKYIPGVRDKIDRAEAATPRTFHHYTLHESGASFGTKFEGLGVSRELPSQVGGMYHAGSVGIIMSGWLGAINYGVIVSNEVDQQLVRESSQV; from the coding sequence ATGCCACGCGATTTTTTGAAGGGTGCCGCCGACGAGTATGACGTCGTCGTGATCGGCAGCGGACTTGCCGGGATGACGTCGGCGAACATTCTGGGCCGGGCCGGTCATCGCGTCCTGCTGCTCGAACAACACTACAAGCTTGGCGGGCTGGCGACGTGGTTCCTTCGTCCCGGTGGCCACACGTTCGACATTTCGCTTCACGGTTTCCCCCACGGGATGATCAAGTCGTGTCGGCGCTACTGGAGCAAAGACATCGCCGATCGAATCGTCCAACTAACCAACATTCGATTCGACAATCCCCAGTTCTCGTTGACAACGACGTTCAACCGCGAAGACTTCACCAAGCTGTTGACTTCAAAGTTCGGAATCGAACATCAAACGGTAAGCGATTTTTTTGATACCGCGCGAGGAATGAACTTTTATGACGACCAAGAACTGACAACGCGGCAATTATTCGATCGCTTTTTTCCCGGTCGCGATGACGTTGTCCGTTTGCTGATGGAACCGATCACGTACGCCAACGGATCGACACTGGAAGACCCGGCCATCACCTACGGGATCGTGTTCAGCAACTTCATGAGCAAGGGCGTCTTCATCTATGAAGGCGGCACCGAAGACTTGGTCGCGCGGATGAAGAAAGAACTGACCTCCAACAACGTCGACATTCGCATCAATTGCCCCGTCGATCGCATTCATTTGAAAGACGGTCACGTCGCCGCGGTGGAAACCCAGGGTCGAAAGATCAAGTGCCGCGCCGTGGTCAGCAACGCGAACCTGCGGACGACCGTGCTGAAAATGATCGGCGCGGACGTACTCGATAAATCGTTCGTCGAAAAGACGCAGGCGGTACGGCTGAACAACAGCAGCACGCAAGTCTATATGGCGTTGAAACCGGGCGAGGAGATCGATGAATCGAGCGGCGATTTGTTTTTCACGAGCACGTCGAAAGAGTTCCGCACCGACTTGCTGCTTAGCCGCGATATCACCAGTCGCACGTTCAGCTTCTATTACCCACGCACGCGCCCGACCAAAAAAGAACGTTACGCTATCGTCAGCAGCACGAATGCGAATTGGTCCGATTGGTCCGATTTGAACGAGGCTGATTACGAAGCCAGCAAGGCGGACTTGGTTGAAACCACGATCGACGCGCTCGAAAAATACATCCCCGGTGTCCGCGACAAAATCGATCGCGCCGAGGCTGCGACGCCACGTACGTTCCATCACTACACGCTTCACGAATCGGGTGCCAGCTTCGGAACAAAATTCGAAGGGCTCGGCGTTAGCCGTGAACTCCCTTCGCAAGTCGGTGGTATGTACCACGCCGGCAGCGTCGGAATCATCATGAGCGGTTGGTTAGGCGCTATCAACTACGGCGTCATCGTCAGCAACGAAGTCGATCAACAGTTGGTCCGCGAAAGCTCG
- a CDS encoding DNA polymerase III subunit, producing the protein MTNWSTLIGHEKAQRWFAAAIGQNRLGGSFLLVGSPGIGKRTLANVLARTLLCQVSKPDQMTPCGTCPSCLQVEAGTHPDVVRVRKPDDKSLIPVELLIGSREARMQEGFCRDIRLRPSVGNRKVAILEDADFLNEEGANCLLKTLEEPPSAAIVLLIGTSEQRQLPTIRSRCQILRLGPLSNEDAARLVRDIHGVEASDESIASAIDIAGGDIEVALRLLSGESDKLRGALTAQLDADYPDPVGLSRIISTHVDAAGKDATKRRGAMRDVFSMSVQHYRRQMRADALRDSVAPITLNRLDRCVRALREVDRSANQATLIECFAADIAAGTTGDRGEIG; encoded by the coding sequence ATGACAAATTGGTCGACTTTGATCGGTCACGAAAAAGCGCAGCGATGGTTCGCCGCTGCGATCGGACAGAATCGACTCGGAGGCAGTTTTCTGTTGGTCGGTTCGCCGGGAATCGGCAAGCGGACGCTCGCCAACGTGTTGGCACGGACGCTCCTTTGTCAGGTTTCGAAACCGGACCAAATGACCCCCTGTGGAACGTGCCCGTCTTGTTTACAGGTCGAAGCCGGCACGCATCCCGACGTCGTTCGTGTTCGCAAACCGGATGACAAGAGTCTGATCCCCGTGGAGTTGCTGATCGGTTCACGCGAGGCTCGGATGCAGGAAGGTTTTTGTCGCGACATCCGCTTGCGTCCCAGCGTCGGCAATCGAAAAGTCGCGATCCTAGAAGACGCCGATTTTTTGAACGAGGAAGGCGCGAACTGCCTGCTGAAGACTTTGGAAGAACCGCCTTCGGCAGCCATCGTCCTGCTGATCGGCACCAGCGAACAGCGTCAATTGCCAACCATTCGGTCGCGATGCCAAATCTTGCGACTCGGTCCACTGTCCAACGAAGACGCCGCGCGATTGGTGCGTGACATTCACGGCGTTGAAGCGTCCGACGAAAGCATTGCCTCGGCCATCGACATTGCCGGTGGCGACATTGAAGTCGCGTTGAGACTCCTCAGCGGCGAGTCTGACAAACTTCGCGGCGCGCTGACCGCCCAACTGGATGCCGATTACCCGGACCCGGTCGGGCTGTCACGAATCATCTCGACGCACGTCGATGCCGCGGGCAAAGACGCGACCAAACGGCGGGGCGCGATGCGTGATGTATTTTCGATGTCCGTCCAGCACTATCGGCGGCAAATGCGAGCCGATGCACTTCGCGACTCGGTAGCACCCATCACGCTGAACCGCCTGGACCGCTGTGTTCGAGCGCTGCGCGAGGTGGATCGCAGTGCCAACCAAGCGACGCTGATCGAGTGCTTTGCCGCCGACATCGCCGCCGGGACGACAGGCGACCGCGGCGAGATCGGGTGA
- a CDS encoding L-threonylcarbamoyladenylate synthase — translation MSKILDLRATDDPRDIVHRSVQALVEGGVVGVPTDTVYGLAASALSEMAVARLCEIKGRNQSVPLAISVPSREAAEDFYCGIAPLARRLAARCWPGPLTLVIPCDSKHSAANQLPRSVQERIRGEFGCVGFRVVDHRVISHIHRFLSAPLLLTSANLSGQPVATTAEQVEKQLGDSIPLLLDDGPTRYGDASTVARVRGNQMEILREGVIERAAMNQFIKPVIALVCTGNTCRSPMAETLLRDLASKKYGCEDAVRVVSAGVAAGPGSGATPQAIEVMGNRGLDLTGHCSQPLDDSVIGVADLVLTMTRGHRAAILAAWPGLHDRVFTLRRDGGDIADPVGMPVDVYEACADQIEGELRAWIDSLGDDFFPDAATDQA, via the coding sequence ATGTCTAAAATTCTTGACCTCCGTGCGACCGATGACCCTCGTGACATCGTCCATCGGTCGGTCCAGGCATTGGTCGAGGGAGGCGTCGTGGGTGTGCCAACCGACACGGTATACGGGCTGGCCGCGAGCGCACTTTCCGAGATGGCCGTCGCTCGATTGTGCGAGATCAAAGGCAGGAACCAATCTGTGCCGCTAGCGATTTCGGTGCCCAGTCGCGAAGCGGCCGAGGATTTTTACTGCGGCATCGCCCCTTTGGCCCGTCGCTTGGCGGCTCGATGCTGGCCGGGCCCGTTGACATTGGTGATTCCCTGCGATTCGAAGCATTCGGCGGCCAATCAGCTGCCTCGATCGGTTCAGGAGCGGATTCGCGGCGAGTTCGGATGCGTGGGCTTCCGGGTCGTCGATCATCGTGTTATTTCGCATATTCACCGGTTTTTGTCGGCTCCATTGCTGTTGACGAGTGCCAATTTGTCGGGACAGCCGGTCGCCACCACGGCTGAACAGGTCGAGAAGCAATTGGGGGATTCGATCCCACTGCTGCTCGACGATGGTCCGACCCGTTATGGTGATGCTTCAACGGTTGCTCGTGTGAGGGGCAATCAAATGGAAATTCTTCGTGAGGGCGTCATCGAGCGAGCCGCCATGAACCAATTCATCAAACCCGTTATCGCCTTAGTCTGCACCGGCAACACGTGTCGAAGTCCGATGGCCGAGACGCTGCTGCGTGACTTAGCCAGTAAGAAATACGGCTGTGAGGATGCTGTGCGGGTCGTATCGGCGGGTGTCGCAGCGGGCCCCGGCAGCGGCGCGACTCCCCAGGCGATCGAAGTCATGGGCAATCGCGGCCTCGACTTGACCGGGCATTGCAGCCAGCCACTGGACGATTCAGTCATTGGCGTCGCAGATTTGGTGCTGACGATGACACGTGGTCACCGGGCGGCAATCTTGGCGGCTTGGCCGGGACTGCACGATCGCGTCTTTACCTTGCGCCGCGACGGCGGCGACATCGCGGATCCGGTCGGCATGCCGGTCGATGTTTATGAAGCGTGCGCGGATCAAATCGAGGGCGAACTTCGCGCCTGGATCGATTCGCTCGGCGACGATTTTTTCCCCGACGCTGCAACCGATCAAGCTTAG